In Colias croceus chromosome 8, ilColCroc2.1, a genomic segment contains:
- the LOC123693575 gene encoding trichohyalin-like isoform X1, producing the protein MDKTPASIVETFIGNWNGAFPNHPLTAADLKVPHSVMGALFEVFARLGIDRDAVLSPPDEEHNENTVYYWDLIPMINMTRVINHLVSIMPQVDAKISISHFLQPTVTTSQSILLLLFNLMIFNEERLSDIKPQEEELFSKSKEVNKLEQRKNKLLELLNVQAEEKGKRAERIEEFHEQIKLFEEESKQENEALKVEKSELDVVLKENHQLELIIDQKKTQKEALTDEIEKKKALIVYDADDIKAQAAKAAQDVQDADEKLNALMATLALKENNLKNLQAIKPNFDVANHYLNEIMKIVDSLKDYENGDLDSDSVEGELNVLNTEISELESQYAELKVAREEASKKHQENQAKRQREKALAERNINEAEKRDKKCQEQLKKSTQAINSIKERTRKYDEEKNSCLEQLSDIKDDFQNKVKHAQDSLLMVLSNAEKEIAQKCLKLNKNN; encoded by the exons ATGGATAAGA CACCAGCATCGATCGTGGAGACCTTTATCGGGAATTGGAATGGCGCTTTTCCCAATCATCCTCTCACGGCCGCAGATTTAAAGGTTCCCCATTCTGTTATGGGCGCACTGTTTGAAGTGTTCGCCAGACTTGGAATTGACCGAGATGCTGTTCTg TCACCGCCAGACGAAGAGCACAATGAAAACACAGTCTACTACTGGGACTTAATACCCATGATAAACATGACTCGAGTGATCAACCACTTGGTGTCCATCATGCCGCAGGTAGACGCTAAGATAAGCATCTCTCACTTCCTGCAACCTACAGTAACAACATCACAATCTatattattgttgttgttCAATTTGATGATCTTCAATGAAGAAAGGTTGAGTGATATCAAGCCACAGGAGGAAGAGCTGTTTTCTAAGTCTAAAGAG GTAAACAAGTTGGAgcaaaggaaaaataaattactagaACTGCTCAATGTACAAGCTGAGGAGAAGGGCAAAAGGGCTGAGAGAATAGAAGAG TTCCATGAACAAATAAAACTGTTTGAAGAAGAGTCGAAACAAGAAAATGAAGCGCTCAAGGTTGAGAAGTCAGAATTAGACGTAGTATTGAAAGAGAATCATCAATTAGAACTCATAATAGACCAAAAGAAAACACAAAAGGAAGCGTTGACAGATGAAATTGAGAAGAAAAAGGCTTTAATAGTATATGACGCTGATGATATCAAAGCTCAGGCGGCTAAAGCAGCTCAAGATGTACAAGATGCGGATGAAAAGTTAAACGCACTTATGGCCACTTTGGCGTTAAAAGAGAATAATTTGAAGAACTTGCAGGCGATCAAGCCTAACTTTGATGTGGCTAACCATTACTTGAATGAGATTATGAAGATTGTGGATAGCTTGAA aGACTATGAAAACGGTGATCTTGATTCAGACAGTGTTGAGGGTGAACTTAATGTACTAAACACAGAGATTAGCGAACTAGAATCTCAATATGCAGAATTAAAGGTAGCGAGAGAAGAAGCATCGAAAAAACACCAGGAAAATCAAGCCAAGAGGCAACGAGAAAAGGCGTTGGCTGAAAG aaaCATAAATGAAGCAGAGAAAAGAGATAAGAAATGCCAGGAGCAGTTAAAGAAATCAACTCAAGCAATAAACAGTATTAAGGAAAGGACTCGTAAATAtgacgaagaaaaaaatagcTGCCTGGAACAGCTTAGTGATATTAAGGACGACTTTCAGAATAAg GTCAAACATGCTCAAGACTCGCTCTTGATGGTTTTATCAAATGCAGAGAAGGAAATAGCCcagaaatgtttaaaacttaacaaaaataattaa
- the LOC123693575 gene encoding trichohyalin-like isoform X2, protein MGALFEVFARLGIDRDAVLSPPDEEHNENTVYYWDLIPMINMTRVINHLVSIMPQVDAKISISHFLQPTVTTSQSILLLLFNLMIFNEERLSDIKPQEEELFSKSKEVNKLEQRKNKLLELLNVQAEEKGKRAERIEEFHEQIKLFEEESKQENEALKVEKSELDVVLKENHQLELIIDQKKTQKEALTDEIEKKKALIVYDADDIKAQAAKAAQDVQDADEKLNALMATLALKENNLKNLQAIKPNFDVANHYLNEIMKIVDSLKDYENGDLDSDSVEGELNVLNTEISELESQYAELKVAREEASKKHQENQAKRQREKALAERNINEAEKRDKKCQEQLKKSTQAINSIKERTRKYDEEKNSCLEQLSDIKDDFQNKVKHAQDSLLMVLSNAEKEIAQKCLKLNKNN, encoded by the exons ATGGGCGCACTGTTTGAAGTGTTCGCCAGACTTGGAATTGACCGAGATGCTGTTCTg TCACCGCCAGACGAAGAGCACAATGAAAACACAGTCTACTACTGGGACTTAATACCCATGATAAACATGACTCGAGTGATCAACCACTTGGTGTCCATCATGCCGCAGGTAGACGCTAAGATAAGCATCTCTCACTTCCTGCAACCTACAGTAACAACATCACAATCTatattattgttgttgttCAATTTGATGATCTTCAATGAAGAAAGGTTGAGTGATATCAAGCCACAGGAGGAAGAGCTGTTTTCTAAGTCTAAAGAG GTAAACAAGTTGGAgcaaaggaaaaataaattactagaACTGCTCAATGTACAAGCTGAGGAGAAGGGCAAAAGGGCTGAGAGAATAGAAGAG TTCCATGAACAAATAAAACTGTTTGAAGAAGAGTCGAAACAAGAAAATGAAGCGCTCAAGGTTGAGAAGTCAGAATTAGACGTAGTATTGAAAGAGAATCATCAATTAGAACTCATAATAGACCAAAAGAAAACACAAAAGGAAGCGTTGACAGATGAAATTGAGAAGAAAAAGGCTTTAATAGTATATGACGCTGATGATATCAAAGCTCAGGCGGCTAAAGCAGCTCAAGATGTACAAGATGCGGATGAAAAGTTAAACGCACTTATGGCCACTTTGGCGTTAAAAGAGAATAATTTGAAGAACTTGCAGGCGATCAAGCCTAACTTTGATGTGGCTAACCATTACTTGAATGAGATTATGAAGATTGTGGATAGCTTGAA aGACTATGAAAACGGTGATCTTGATTCAGACAGTGTTGAGGGTGAACTTAATGTACTAAACACAGAGATTAGCGAACTAGAATCTCAATATGCAGAATTAAAGGTAGCGAGAGAAGAAGCATCGAAAAAACACCAGGAAAATCAAGCCAAGAGGCAACGAGAAAAGGCGTTGGCTGAAAG aaaCATAAATGAAGCAGAGAAAAGAGATAAGAAATGCCAGGAGCAGTTAAAGAAATCAACTCAAGCAATAAACAGTATTAAGGAAAGGACTCGTAAATAtgacgaagaaaaaaatagcTGCCTGGAACAGCTTAGTGATATTAAGGACGACTTTCAGAATAAg GTCAAACATGCTCAAGACTCGCTCTTGATGGTTTTATCAAATGCAGAGAAGGAAATAGCCcagaaatgtttaaaacttaacaaaaataattaa